The following proteins come from a genomic window of Microbacterium sp. SY138:
- a CDS encoding RbsD/FucU domain-containing protein: MLEGIHPLLTGELLLHLDRMGHSDAVVVADAHFPAWGLGARVIDLPGTTTPEVVAAIRTVLPLDDAPGIDLMTSADGEVLDVQHELMAAAGTAVDTTAFVERFAYYEVAKAAYLLVRTGETRKYGNALLRKGVVGHASA; the protein is encoded by the coding sequence GTGCTCGAAGGAATCCATCCCCTGCTCACCGGAGAGCTGCTGCTGCACCTCGATCGCATGGGACACTCCGATGCCGTGGTCGTCGCCGACGCGCATTTCCCGGCATGGGGTCTGGGCGCACGGGTGATCGACCTCCCCGGCACGACGACGCCCGAGGTCGTGGCGGCCATCCGCACGGTGCTCCCTCTGGATGATGCGCCCGGGATCGACCTGATGACCTCGGCTGACGGCGAGGTGCTCGACGTGCAGCACGAGCTGATGGCCGCGGCGGGGACGGCCGTGGATACGACGGCTTTCGTCGAGCGGTTCGCCTACTACGAGGTCGCGAAGGCCGCGTACCTGCTCGTGCGCACGGGCGAGACCCGCAAGTACGGCAACGCGCTGCTGCGCAAGGGTGTCGTCGGGCACGCGTCGGCGTGA